The following proteins are encoded in a genomic region of Leptospira fainei serovar Hurstbridge str. BUT 6:
- the ppk1 gene encoding polyphosphate kinase 1 codes for MKSAETQPTANGAHGSKDPIHLGNPDIFFDRELSWIDFNRRVLEEANDHDNPLLERLKFLCITESNLDEFYMVRVAGIRNMLAEGNDENSLNGQRASEILSELSKKVQVFVKDQYETFDLTVRQLKENGIHIIIDPKELSDSEIEQIRQYYKDDVSPILTPLSIDPSHPFPHILNRSLNLAILLSTDDEKTGMKKDLFAVVQVPSVLPRFFQLKSQGKVRRFFPLEAIITLHVDDLFYGMEVKEIYPFRIIRDADISIDEEASVKDLLITMKKEIRNRIWGDAVRMDIHEGTSPFVKNTLKELLELQDNEMFDVPSLLNLNDTMYFYGLEHTSKFKYPFFQQKLTLKFDSPEKIFEAIQRKDRLLHHPYQSFAAIEELLRISSEDPKVLGIKMTLYRTSGDSPIIQYLGQAAENGKQVTVLVELKARFDEERNIKWAQKLEERGVHVVYGVVGLKIHCKMLMIVRREDEHLIRYVHLGTGNYNSTTSRYYTDLSFFTVNKEITEDVATIFNTITSYAKMPHLNQLAASPHNLKATFLELIEKETENAKAGKPARIVFKMNSLVDPHIILAMYKASQAGVVIELIIRGICCLKPGLPGISENITVISIVGRFLEHTRIYYFLSGGDESIFLASADCMPRNFERRIEVLFPILDVKHKDRIKKILDVQLKDNVKARILHSDGVYRKRERLEGEKAMDSQIERMNFAE; via the coding sequence ATCAAATCCGCCGAAACTCAACCGACCGCAAATGGAGCTCACGGTTCAAAAGATCCCATCCATTTAGGGAACCCCGACATTTTTTTCGATCGGGAATTATCCTGGATCGATTTTAATCGGCGCGTTTTAGAGGAAGCAAACGATCACGACAATCCTCTTTTAGAAAGATTAAAGTTCCTTTGCATTACCGAATCGAACTTGGACGAATTCTATATGGTTCGAGTCGCAGGAATTCGCAACATGCTTGCCGAGGGGAACGATGAAAACAGTCTCAACGGTCAAAGGGCCTCCGAAATCCTTTCTGAGTTGTCCAAGAAAGTTCAAGTTTTCGTAAAGGACCAATATGAAACTTTCGATCTTACCGTTCGACAATTAAAGGAAAACGGAATTCACATCATTATCGACCCGAAAGAGCTTAGCGACTCAGAGATTGAACAGATTCGTCAATATTATAAGGATGATGTTTCTCCGATCCTCACTCCTCTCTCGATCGATCCGTCTCATCCGTTCCCGCATATTCTGAATCGATCCTTGAATCTCGCGATCCTATTGAGTACCGACGATGAAAAAACCGGTATGAAAAAGGATCTATTCGCCGTAGTTCAAGTTCCTTCCGTCTTACCTCGATTTTTCCAACTGAAGAGTCAAGGTAAGGTCCGTCGGTTCTTTCCTTTGGAAGCAATCATTACTCTTCATGTGGACGATTTATTCTATGGAATGGAAGTGAAGGAAATATACCCGTTCAGAATCATTCGAGATGCGGATATCTCGATCGATGAAGAAGCTTCTGTGAAGGACCTCCTTATCACGATGAAAAAAGAGATCCGAAACCGTATCTGGGGTGACGCAGTTAGGATGGACATTCACGAGGGGACCTCCCCGTTCGTTAAAAACACTCTCAAGGAACTCTTAGAATTACAAGACAACGAGATGTTCGATGTGCCTTCATTATTGAATTTGAATGACACTATGTATTTCTACGGTTTGGAACATACTTCAAAATTTAAATACCCTTTCTTTCAACAGAAACTGACTTTAAAATTCGATTCGCCGGAAAAAATCTTCGAAGCGATCCAAAGAAAGGACAGACTCCTTCATCATCCCTACCAATCCTTTGCGGCAATCGAAGAACTTTTGCGAATTTCCAGCGAGGACCCTAAGGTCTTAGGCATCAAGATGACTCTGTATAGGACGAGCGGAGATTCGCCCATTATTCAGTATCTCGGACAGGCGGCCGAAAACGGAAAACAAGTAACTGTCTTAGTCGAGCTCAAAGCGCGCTTTGACGAAGAGAGAAATATTAAATGGGCGCAGAAGTTGGAAGAACGCGGCGTCCATGTAGTTTACGGAGTGGTCGGTTTAAAGATACATTGCAAAATGCTAATGATAGTCAGGAGAGAAGACGAACATCTGATCAGATACGTACATCTTGGCACGGGCAACTATAACTCGACTACGAGTAGATACTATACTGACCTAAGTTTCTTCACAGTTAATAAGGAAATTACGGAAGACGTTGCTACGATATTTAACACCATTACTAGCTACGCCAAAATGCCGCATCTGAATCAGTTGGCGGCTTCTCCGCATAACTTGAAAGCTACATTCCTGGAACTCATCGAAAAGGAAACCGAAAACGCGAAGGCGGGTAAACCTGCGCGGATCGTTTTCAAAATGAACAGCTTGGTGGATCCGCATATTATACTTGCGATGTATAAAGCAAGTCAAGCCGGAGTGGTGATAGAATTGATCATTAGAGGGATCTGTTGTTTGAAACCCGGGCTTCCGGGAATTTCCGAAAACATCACGGTGATCTCGATCGTCGGAAGATTTCTAGAGCATACGCGAATCTATTATTTTTTATCCGGCGGAGACGAGAGTATATTTCTTGCTTCTGCGGATTGTATGCCTAGAAACTTTGAACGAAGAATCGAAGTTTTGTTTCCGATCTTGGACGTAAAGCATAAGGACCGTATTAAAAAAATATTAGACGTTCAGTTGAAAGACAACGTGAAGGCCCGCATTCTCCATTCGGACGGAGTGTATCGCAAGCGAGAGCGATTGGAGGGAGAAAAGGCCATGGATAGTCAGATCGAGCGTATGAATTTTGCCGAATAA
- a CDS encoding FAD-binding oxidoreductase: MSTLTQEKRAQLKTLVGEEKVFFRDEDKMDKATFLSFGTDRTKVFPPDFDILVFPKNTKEVSQLVKFAYDNDLKIVPSGGRTGYAGGAVARNGEIVISLVKMDQVLDFDPFFGSLKVQAGMITKNLHKEAEERGFYFPVDFSSTGSSHIGGNIATNAGGVRVVHYGLIRQWVLGLTVVTGTGEILEFNGEILKNNTGYDLKHLFIGSEGTLGIITECTLKLTTKPSDNRVLFSAVPDFSSILELFKETHNVKVPLLAFEFLTRYCLEKVIDHLHVPDPFSDKSPYYVLMEFEITDERDEEKLFSFLETVVEKGLVSDGSLASNSRQAETFWKYREGISESISIDYTVHKNDISLPLRNMNSFIEDMHALLSGRYPGFEIALFGHIGDGNLHLNIVKPKGLSDTEFFSQCKSVDPSMFELLQKYHGSISAEHGIGLLKRDFLHFSRTNAELEIMRQIKKTLDPKNLLNPGKVLP, encoded by the coding sequence ATGAGCACATTGACACAAGAAAAACGCGCGCAGCTAAAGACCCTCGTCGGAGAGGAAAAAGTATTCTTTCGAGACGAAGACAAAATGGATAAGGCCACTTTCTTATCGTTTGGAACCGATCGAACGAAAGTGTTTCCGCCTGATTTCGATATTCTTGTCTTTCCCAAAAATACGAAAGAAGTATCTCAATTAGTAAAATTCGCCTACGACAACGATCTGAAAATCGTTCCTTCAGGCGGGCGTACCGGTTATGCCGGAGGGGCCGTCGCAAGAAACGGGGAGATAGTCATCTCCTTGGTAAAAATGGATCAGGTTTTGGATTTCGATCCGTTCTTCGGGTCTTTAAAAGTACAAGCCGGTATGATTACCAAGAACCTTCATAAAGAAGCGGAAGAACGAGGTTTTTATTTCCCCGTAGACTTCTCTTCCACGGGTTCTTCCCATATCGGCGGTAATATCGCGACGAACGCCGGAGGTGTTCGAGTCGTACATTACGGTTTGATTCGTCAATGGGTTTTAGGGTTAACCGTCGTTACTGGAACCGGAGAGATCCTGGAGTTTAACGGAGAAATTCTCAAAAATAATACCGGTTACGATCTAAAACACCTGTTTATCGGATCGGAAGGAACGCTAGGAATCATTACTGAATGCACGCTGAAATTAACGACTAAGCCTTCGGATAATCGAGTTTTATTCAGCGCAGTACCCGACTTTTCTTCGATACTCGAGTTATTCAAGGAAACGCATAACGTAAAAGTCCCTCTTTTAGCCTTCGAGTTTCTGACCCGCTATTGTCTGGAAAAAGTAATCGATCATTTGCATGTCCCGGATCCGTTTTCGGATAAGAGTCCATATTATGTTTTAATGGAATTCGAAATAACTGACGAACGAGACGAAGAAAAATTATTCTCATTTCTGGAAACTGTGGTGGAAAAAGGACTGGTCTCAGACGGAAGCTTGGCGTCCAATTCCCGACAAGCGGAAACTTTCTGGAAATATAGGGAAGGAATCAGCGAATCCATTTCCATCGATTACACCGTTCACAAAAACGACATCTCTCTTCCATTACGAAATATGAATTCTTTTATAGAAGACATGCACGCGTTATTGAGCGGAAGATATCCGGGATTTGAAATCGCATTATTCGGCCATATCGGAGACGGTAATTTACATTTGAATATCGTAAAACCGAAGGGCCTTTCTGATACGGAGTTTTTTTCGCAATGTAAAAGCGTTGACCCTTCCATGTTTGAGTTATTGCAAAAATACCACGGCTCTATCAGCGCCGAGCACGGAATCGGGCTCTTAAAAAGGGACTTCCTTCATTTTTCTAGGACCAATGCCGAGCTTGAGATCATGAGGCAAATAAAGAAAACGTTGGATCCGAAAAATCTACTGAACCCCGGGAAAGTTTTGCCTTGA
- a CDS encoding transmembrane 220 family protein, which translates to MSRNQLGPFLSDAFRVFTALTWIVFAALQYNDPDPQVWIPAYLSVTFLYCLEWFPRFREPGLRSLISGISKALAGGYFLWGIYTFLEDPRADFDSEIFRESLGLGLSSIWLLLLPLFQGRAAK; encoded by the coding sequence TTGAGCCGGAATCAGCTCGGACCTTTTCTATCCGATGCATTTCGTGTTTTTACTGCGTTGACTTGGATCGTATTCGCAGCTCTTCAATATAACGACCCGGATCCTCAAGTCTGGATCCCTGCCTATTTATCGGTGACTTTTCTTTATTGCCTCGAATGGTTTCCTCGCTTTCGAGAGCCCGGACTGCGTAGTTTGATTTCGGGGATATCCAAAGCCTTGGCAGGCGGTTATTTTCTTTGGGGTATTTATACTTTCTTAGAGGATCCTCGCGCGGATTTCGATTCTGAAATCTTCAGAGAAAGTTTAGGATTAGGACTATCTTCCATCTGGCTGCTGCTTCTTCCTTTATTTCAAGGACGCGCAGCAAAATGA
- a CDS encoding lysophospholipid acyltransferase family protein, whose translation MKIRLEAWFSILFLRLISLTIRWKEIKIPKKTEDFFRKKDSFLLALWHNQIPYVIDFTSSYLVKKREMRIVPLASRSEDGEMIVRVLEHFGIESRRGSSRRGGAAGLRALVKEAMDGGISLVTPDGPTGPVYELKPGIIQLASLTGYPVIAFSAYYDRFWTVNSWDRIKVPKPFSKATFTFTDPFFVPKLNGEEQLGEWRKKLEILMLENCGITSAEAEEVRAEVRSQKN comes from the coding sequence ATGAAGATTAGATTGGAGGCATGGTTCTCCATTTTATTTCTACGACTCATTTCTCTGACAATCCGATGGAAAGAAATTAAAATTCCGAAAAAGACCGAAGACTTCTTTCGCAAAAAAGATTCGTTTCTCTTAGCCCTCTGGCATAATCAAATTCCATACGTAATCGACTTCACTTCCTCCTATTTAGTTAAAAAGAGAGAGATGCGCATCGTCCCTCTTGCTTCCAGATCCGAAGACGGCGAAATGATCGTTAGAGTTCTGGAACATTTTGGAATAGAATCCCGACGAGGTTCGAGCCGAAGAGGAGGCGCTGCAGGATTAAGAGCGCTTGTTAAGGAAGCTATGGACGGCGGAATTTCCTTGGTCACACCCGACGGCCCGACTGGTCCCGTCTACGAACTTAAGCCAGGAATCATTCAACTCGCCTCCTTAACCGGCTATCCCGTAATTGCATTTTCCGCCTATTACGATCGGTTTTGGACGGTAAATAGCTGGGATAGGATTAAAGTTCCGAAACCTTTCTCTAAAGCGACATTTACGTTTACGGACCCTTTCTTTGTTCCCAAACTCAATGGGGAAGAACAATTGGGGGAATGGAGGAAGAAATTAGAAATCTTGATGTTGGAAAATTGCGGAATCACTTCGGCCGAGGCGGAAGAGGTTCGTGCAGAAGTTCGCTCGCAGAAGAATTAA
- a CDS encoding LuxR C-terminal-related transcriptional regulator: protein MEDIQSSGAIEKSIKIALIEDNSEFGSHCIQSLVGMSEISSADLFASCEDFLASGKTRYDIVFVDIILPGMNGIDFIREVFPKNSSTRFIVLSGIESDAALFKSMQAGAVGYFLKKDLKDIRQVTRIVLQEGGILSPGLTARVMEFFRKTPKKEVFALTPREREILDYINSGLKTKQIALKLGTKEGTVRIQIKSIFRKLKVNSRLDLVRKYS, encoded by the coding sequence ATGGAAGATATTCAAAGTTCGGGTGCGATTGAGAAATCGATTAAAATCGCCTTGATCGAGGATAATTCAGAGTTCGGTTCTCATTGTATTCAATCCTTAGTCGGGATGTCCGAAATTTCGTCGGCTGATCTTTTTGCTAGTTGCGAAGATTTTCTCGCTAGCGGGAAAACTCGATATGACATCGTTTTTGTAGACATTATCCTTCCCGGAATGAACGGGATCGATTTTATTCGAGAAGTCTTTCCCAAAAATTCTTCGACTCGCTTCATCGTTCTTTCGGGAATCGAATCGGACGCGGCCTTATTCAAATCCATGCAAGCCGGGGCAGTTGGTTATTTTCTAAAGAAAGATCTCAAAGACATTCGTCAAGTAACGAGAATCGTTTTACAGGAAGGCGGAATTCTTTCCCCGGGATTAACCGCGCGGGTTATGGAATTTTTCAGAAAGACTCCGAAAAAGGAAGTCTTTGCCTTAACTCCGAGAGAACGCGAGATTTTGGATTATATTAACAGCGGTCTTAAAACGAAGCAGATTGCCTTGAAATTGGGTACGAAAGAAGGGACTGTTAGAATTCAAATAAAGAGCATTTTTAGAAAATTAAAAGTGAATTCTCGCTTGGATCTAGTTCGCAAATATTCTTAA
- a CDS encoding alpha/beta fold hydrolase, producing the protein MESELGFRRMFVDLGGHKLFYLKRQGEGSEKKTLLLIHGLLDSAAGFRKLAPYLRKDFTILLPDIPGFGWSKLPNVRYLYQVNVFADLLYDSIRELSLENLVLGGHSMGSLIAMHIVLRDAQKEKRIKRLVLLAPGGIPHPKRDEMKDLLFPKNTQQIERLFASLYFSSAPNLGGFAKRALLSTWNGQANSYLTHNTIDREEEIFLGKKLSAIGLKSLIVSGMDDPITDPTMVKKLHSYLKKSKITWVPSAKHALHIEKPLEVGNAINEWL; encoded by the coding sequence ATGGAGTCCGAACTCGGATTTCGAAGAATGTTCGTAGATTTGGGAGGACACAAACTTTTCTATTTAAAGCGCCAGGGGGAAGGATCGGAAAAGAAAACTCTTCTGCTGATTCACGGTCTCTTGGATAGCGCCGCCGGATTTAGAAAATTAGCCCCGTATCTAAGGAAAGACTTCACTATTCTTCTCCCGGATATTCCTGGGTTCGGATGGAGCAAATTACCGAATGTTCGGTACTTATATCAAGTTAACGTTTTTGCCGATTTATTGTACGATTCCATCCGAGAGCTTTCCCTCGAGAACTTGGTGTTAGGCGGTCATTCGATGGGAAGTCTGATCGCGATGCATATAGTATTGAGAGATGCGCAGAAGGAAAAAAGAATTAAGAGATTGGTTTTATTGGCTCCGGGCGGTATCCCTCACCCCAAACGGGACGAAATGAAGGATCTATTGTTTCCGAAAAATACGCAGCAGATTGAAAGGCTTTTTGCATCTTTGTATTTCTCGTCGGCGCCTAATTTGGGAGGTTTTGCAAAGAGAGCTCTGCTTTCCACTTGGAACGGGCAGGCAAATAGTTATCTGACTCACAATACTATAGATCGCGAGGAGGAAATCTTTCTCGGAAAAAAATTATCCGCAATCGGCTTAAAGTCCTTAATCGTTTCAGGAATGGATGATCCGATTACCGATCCGACTATGGTAAAGAAACTACATTCTTATTTGAAAAAGAGTAAAATTACTTGGGTGCCCTCCGCAAAACATGCATTGCATATCGAAAAACCTCTCGAGGTAGGGAATGCCATTAATGAATGGTTGTAA
- a CDS encoding ATP-binding protein, with amino-acid sequence MQLKELLPLLENAFFPAQEGILVLEPKTYSILSANPKAQAILGYSRQELGELSLSKLLSRPERIGEHVVGAEELGISLLWNLKRKDGKLILAEFTINTLLPDPESPLIFHIYQRSEVRETELRLYYLQSILRSLRLLKLNLRSLRLSSETTLFQKVCDTLKENPHYSLVWGFYRKEDGTDQILVQSDSENDWKETFENAWLRKRFPSPLLSLVEGKEPFIIHEFGGSTYREWEIALGTSEFRRSLSLIIRDDGKIVGGIEILSKENMAFDSGENYLYFEIIEDLLSSLQYLRIERQRRDTAKLLQFQGALLNSLEVPLLSTDEEGFITYANTNISNLLSMPKEELLGLQVRDLLRLDAESTDRVLLGSKAEIQVGTPLGNEIPFLLASSSLKDDYGNRIGTILLLLDITEQKRNEELIRASELKLRNLFASMNNGIVILNPKGIVMEVAPILKFFLFQFLNVTPGDTFPELFAEEIKNEIYEKLGECVKIQRPVYFDFSMALLGEDENFFSIKFIPLKKYQELPIAAMLIFSDVTQTKLLDRQLYETAKFASIGEIAAGIAHEVNNPLQSSLLYLEDLLEHEDPDPSERKKVYKRIEGAALRIRDLIKGLLDLGRRSPRKKELVSPYFILLRACELIEVSCKKAGIELKRVTSPELPQIYVAWQEIEQVLINCLVNAVNAISEMEHKPEFPNIQVSVRKELYLNGETVSFTIQDNGPGMNPEVAEKAFLPLYTTRRTKQGTGLGLTISQRIVADHGGSIQLESNPGQGTKVTIRIPVGKA; translated from the coding sequence ATGCAATTAAAGGAACTTCTTCCCCTTCTGGAAAACGCATTCTTTCCTGCGCAAGAAGGCATCCTAGTCCTGGAACCGAAGACCTACAGTATACTTAGCGCAAATCCTAAGGCCCAAGCCATTCTCGGTTACTCTCGCCAGGAGCTTGGGGAGCTTTCCTTGAGCAAGCTCCTGTCTCGTCCGGAAAGAATCGGCGAACACGTGGTCGGAGCGGAAGAGTTAGGGATCTCTTTGCTCTGGAACCTAAAGAGAAAAGACGGCAAATTGATTTTGGCCGAGTTTACGATCAATACCTTGCTTCCCGATCCGGAGTCCCCGTTAATCTTTCATATCTACCAAAGATCCGAAGTTCGTGAAACCGAGCTAAGACTTTACTACCTGCAAAGCATTCTTAGAAGTCTTCGTTTATTAAAACTCAATCTTCGTTCGTTAAGATTAAGCTCTGAGACGACCCTTTTTCAAAAAGTTTGCGATACTTTAAAGGAAAATCCTCATTATAGTTTGGTCTGGGGATTTTATCGGAAAGAAGACGGTACGGACCAGATTTTAGTACAATCAGATTCGGAAAACGATTGGAAAGAAACTTTTGAAAACGCCTGGCTTAGAAAAAGGTTTCCTTCGCCTTTGCTAAGTTTAGTGGAAGGAAAAGAGCCCTTTATCATCCACGAATTCGGAGGGTCTACCTATCGCGAATGGGAAATCGCGCTCGGAACTTCCGAATTCCGGAGGTCCCTGAGCTTAATTATTCGAGACGACGGAAAAATCGTCGGAGGAATAGAAATCTTATCAAAGGAGAATATGGCTTTCGATTCGGGAGAGAACTATCTCTACTTCGAAATCATAGAAGATTTATTATCCTCCCTTCAATATTTACGAATAGAGCGTCAGAGACGAGATACCGCCAAACTACTCCAATTTCAAGGCGCCCTCTTGAACTCCCTGGAGGTCCCGCTTTTATCCACCGACGAGGAAGGATTCATTACCTATGCGAATACGAATATATCGAACTTATTAAGTATGCCTAAGGAGGAACTCCTGGGTTTGCAGGTTCGAGACCTATTGCGGCTCGATGCCGAATCTACCGACAGAGTACTATTAGGATCCAAAGCCGAAATCCAAGTCGGAACTCCTCTCGGGAACGAGATTCCTTTTTTATTGGCGTCTTCCTCGCTAAAGGACGATTACGGCAATCGAATCGGAACTATTTTACTTTTACTTGATATTACCGAACAAAAAAGGAACGAAGAATTAATTCGAGCTTCCGAACTGAAATTGAGAAACCTTTTTGCCTCGATGAACAACGGGATAGTAATATTAAACCCGAAGGGAATCGTAATGGAAGTGGCTCCCATTCTCAAATTCTTTCTCTTTCAATTTCTCAATGTCACCCCGGGCGATACATTTCCGGAACTGTTTGCGGAAGAGATAAAAAATGAAATATACGAAAAATTAGGAGAATGCGTAAAAATCCAGAGGCCGGTGTACTTCGATTTTTCAATGGCTCTATTAGGAGAAGATGAAAATTTCTTTTCCATAAAATTCATTCCGTTAAAGAAATATCAGGAGCTTCCGATCGCTGCAATGCTGATTTTCTCCGATGTGACCCAAACCAAACTGCTCGATCGTCAGCTTTATGAAACGGCAAAGTTCGCTTCGATCGGAGAAATTGCGGCCGGGATCGCTCACGAAGTAAATAACCCACTTCAGTCCAGTCTTCTGTATTTAGAGGATCTATTGGAGCACGAAGACCCTGATCCTAGTGAACGGAAAAAGGTGTATAAAAGAATCGAAGGAGCTGCACTTCGCATAAGAGATCTGATTAAGGGACTACTAGACTTAGGAAGAAGATCTCCTCGAAAAAAAGAATTGGTTTCCCCGTATTTTATTCTACTCAGAGCCTGCGAATTGATCGAAGTAAGCTGTAAAAAAGCGGGAATAGAGCTAAAGCGAGTGACGAGTCCTGAACTTCCCCAAATATACGTCGCGTGGCAGGAAATCGAACAAGTGCTCATTAACTGCTTAGTCAATGCCGTGAATGCCATTTCCGAGATGGAACATAAGCCGGAGTTCCCGAACATTCAAGTTTCCGTGCGGAAAGAATTGTATTTGAACGGTGAAACGGTCAGTTTTACCATTCAAGATAACGGCCCGGGTATGAATCCCGAGGTTGCTGAAAAAGCCTTTCTCCCTTTGTATACGACTCGTCGAACTAAGCAAGGAACAGGATTAGGGCTTACAATTTCACAGAGAATCGTGGCCGATCATGGCGGTTCCATTCAACTGGAATCAAACCCGGGTCAAGGTACGAAGGTTACGATTAGGATCCCAGTAGGAAAGGCATGA
- a CDS encoding hybrid sensor histidine kinase/response regulator has product MAENYPNVLVIDDESEIRTALERVISREGYNVFIAEDFESAMKIVRDKPVDIVISDILMEGKDGIEVAKEIKKYNSNIPVILITGNPQLHTAEEALRNRAFDYISKPVSRQQLLIVLENARKEKEEKDKKSRRILKTVREKTHLAQQYKDLNYRNSLILETTGDCVITLDDSLVIRAVNDATLSHFQYEENEIVGSEVSLLIAEKNRKMYRDRVEKLANRKSDRNIARLHNAELINRKGEPRTFDISVCRYVMNGKTYYTGIARDVTQKIVISEKLIDAERRAFLTTIAASIRHEINNALTAVQGFIEVARLPDSDEAMKDKAIQVTWNQITKLKNLTFNLLQLGKPGEVGKDKEVLDLNEVVESVIEVFKKASRLKNCEIVLEKAEENVQVFSNSDQLSLLVSNIVLNSADATANKGKIQISIFERNRHPVIKIRDNGVGMSGEVLKKIFQPYFTTKKTGQGTGLGMFVAKEIADLFGIRIEIDSEPDKGTEFRLVFPDKLSN; this is encoded by the coding sequence ATGGCCGAAAATTACCCGAATGTTCTCGTAATAGACGACGAATCAGAAATACGAACTGCTCTAGAGCGGGTAATTTCAAGGGAAGGCTACAACGTTTTTATTGCGGAAGATTTTGAATCAGCAATGAAGATCGTTCGAGATAAGCCGGTCGATATCGTGATTTCCGACATATTGATGGAAGGAAAAGACGGAATCGAAGTCGCAAAAGAAATCAAAAAATATAATTCGAATATCCCAGTAATTCTGATAACCGGGAACCCTCAACTTCATACCGCAGAAGAAGCGTTACGCAATCGGGCCTTTGATTACATTTCTAAACCCGTAAGTCGACAGCAGCTTTTAATCGTCCTCGAAAACGCGCGAAAAGAAAAAGAGGAAAAAGACAAAAAGTCCAGGCGAATATTAAAAACCGTTCGAGAAAAAACCCACCTTGCGCAACAGTACAAAGATTTAAATTATCGTAATAGTCTCATTTTAGAAACGACCGGAGATTGCGTAATAACTTTGGATGATTCGCTTGTAATTCGTGCGGTAAACGACGCGACTCTTAGTCATTTTCAATATGAGGAAAATGAAATCGTTGGATCGGAGGTAAGCCTTTTAATCGCGGAGAAAAATCGGAAAATGTATCGAGATCGCGTCGAAAAATTGGCGAATCGAAAATCGGATCGCAATATAGCAAGATTGCATAACGCGGAACTGATAAATCGCAAAGGGGAACCAAGAACCTTCGACATATCGGTTTGTCGATACGTAATGAACGGTAAAACCTACTATACTGGAATTGCCAGAGACGTGACGCAGAAGATTGTTATTTCGGAGAAATTAATCGATGCGGAACGACGTGCATTTTTAACTACAATTGCGGCCAGCATAAGGCATGAAATCAACAATGCGCTAACGGCGGTTCAAGGTTTCATCGAAGTGGCAAGACTACCCGATTCCGACGAAGCCATGAAAGATAAAGCGATTCAAGTTACTTGGAATCAAATCACCAAACTAAAGAATTTGACATTTAATCTGTTGCAGCTAGGAAAACCGGGAGAAGTCGGAAAAGATAAGGAAGTCCTAGATTTAAACGAAGTGGTGGAATCGGTTATCGAAGTTTTTAAAAAGGCCTCCCGATTAAAAAACTGCGAAATAGTGCTCGAAAAAGCGGAAGAAAACGTCCAGGTTTTTTCCAATTCCGATCAGTTGAGCCTACTTGTTTCCAATATCGTACTGAATTCGGCGGACGCGACTGCGAACAAAGGAAAAATTCAAATCAGCATTTTCGAAAGAAATCGGCACCCGGTAATTAAAATACGAGACAACGGCGTCGGTATGAGCGGCGAAGTGTTAAAAAAAATATTTCAGCCCTATTTCACCACGAAAAAAACGGGCCAGGGCACGGGATTGGGAATGTTTGTCGCGAAAGAAATTGCCGACTTGTTCGGAATTAGAATCGAAATCGATTCGGAACCGGATAAAGGAACAGAATTCCGCTTGGTATTTCCGGACAAACTGTCGAACTAG